The nucleotide window AATGCTTAATTAAATGCATGAATCGAAATGTTAATTCATTTTCTACAAAATGCAATTGCTTTACACAAAATGTTACTTTGGCAGTAGTATCTTATACCTATCTAGAGAAAAATACGGTAATACAttacagtttttattacaatttataatgATAGAAACACTTATGATCAACATGAGTGACAATTAATGATGCATTCTAATTAGTTACTCATAATATATGGTTCAAGGAAGACACAACAATGATAACAGTACATATTTAACTAAACATTGCAATTTCTAATCAGAAATCTAAATACACAACAATAAGCATGTACACTAAGTGAAAATcctacataaacataatattaaaatgttaaggaATCAAAGTTCATGTCTATTTGATTACTACTTAAATATATGATATCACGAAAATGATCAAAACATCacaatgttaaaaatacatttaatataatgaataaagtttacttcattaaaaaaattaacaagcACTTGCATGAAGATACACAGTATAAACTCCGATATAACCTAATGTACATGTTTATATCAAATAGATAAGTACACTACTGAAAAAATGGTAAGTCTGTTTCCTTCAACTCAATTGAGCCATTCTTACAAACTACATGCAACTCGTGGTGTGGTTCCTTCTCGAAGCGGAACCTCTTTGGATACGAATCATCCATAAATCTGCCTAACTTCAATATCTTCTcatcaacaaatattttttctgctatTAAATTAGTAGCAGGCAAATTCTTTAGTATATCCGGTATTAGCAGCTCAACTTTGCCCTTCTCGTGTATGAAAATACTGCTCTTGTCTGTAAATTGGGAAGCATGCATGTATACTTCTCCGCTTTTGAGAGAAGCCTGCAAGTTCCCTGAGAAACCTGTTATATGTAAGTTGCCTTTCTGAATAACATCAATCAGTACTGATCTGTGCAGACTGTCTAGTCTCAGGTTGCCCATTAATGTGGTAAAATGAGATCTGTCACTGTAACAAGACTTTACAACTATTGACCCAGCATGTGTCGTAACATTAAAGCCATTAGACATAATATTGTTACAAGTGATTCCAGAATTAAGGCCAGTTTTCAGATCTATGCTGCTGGCTTGTAATCTCCCCTCAGATTTGACTTCCCCTTCAATGCTCTCTACAACTATGTTCTGAGCTTTAAGATCGGAAACATTCACTGCTCCTTTCTGCGTTTTAACTACAAACTCTTCGCCCTCTAGCTTGGCTAGGTGAACAGAAGCATAATCAGTTGTAGTCACTTGCACCTTCAAGTTATAAGGAACCTGGATGACGCAGACGTCGTTCCTGTCGGACGTAGTGTTCTTGTTGAGCAGCTCCAGGCGCTTGGACGTTTGTTTCACTTGGAAGTCACTGGTCTGTTTGCCTTGGCTGTACAGTGTCATGGTCAGTTTGTTGTGAGCCTTTAAGTCGTTCACATCGATTGGCTGGATCTTTACATGAATAGGACTTTCGATGAAGATGCTTGTGTTGTTATCTATTATCTTTTCGACAGTCCTAACCGCATTCAATTTTTTAATGTCGGGCAAGTTGCTAAAATCTGCAACAGTTAACCTCAAAATCTTGAGGCACTTATGTAAGACCCGCTGCCCCACCAAGGTGAACATTTTGAATTCTATTTCACACTTTACAAGatcataaaaacattattaaatctaaggtaatttaattatttaatctcATTCTCGTTTTTGCATTCAATTTGACAGAAATCAATTAACACCTGACTTTGACAATATTCCTCTTTTGAAATTGCGATAGGTTTTGCTTCGTTCAAAAACATATTGaaacaaatcaaaaattgtacaaaCTAAAACTTGCATTTTGTTTGTAAGTTGGAGTTCATTTGTTACTTCATCAAGACTATACCGAGAATTTATCGGCTACTTCTTGAATTCTACAAAATAATCAGAAGAAAACGTGGACTTCTTAAATAAAACGATTCAACAACTCGATGAATATTCCAATACGAATCAAATCGATTCGATTTCCAATAAGTTTAGTCgaatattattatctatctttATATTTTGCAATCAATCAAAAAGGCGAGTCATGTCAATGTCAGACAGTTCGTTTGTTTTGtgtgttaatattttgacatttataaatgaaatacatGTGAATTCTCATTTAATTTGTGAATAATAAAGCCGCTTACTATTGTGgtatctttattttaaattattagataGTATTTGCCGGTTATCTGCAGTTTTTAGCATATGATGCAAACAAGATGAATGCTGATTTAAAAGATGCGTTTTCGCGCATTAAGCCCGTGTGCGATGTGCTCATGGTGGGCCCGACGGAGGAGAGTATCGAAGCCTTCTTGGAGCGCATCGCTGAATTAAAGAAGGAAGTGATTCAGGAGTTGCAGCAGTACTTGCTGTTCCCACTCATCACACACATGAAGGGTCGAGAGGGAGAGTAAGATCTAtagctatatttatttttattttgtatttaaactataatatttcacCCTCATCAAAAAAAGCCTCTTTGTTTAAATTTCTCCTTTAACAACCACAACATAGAACAAGTTAATGAATTTACATTACTAGGAATCACAATAGACACAAACATAAATTGGAAATCGCACATAGGTACTAAAAACTAAATCAGAACTATCAAAATTTTTATATGCTCCGTGAAATTAAGATGACAACAGACTTAAAAACGGCTCTAACTACCTACTATGCCTATGCGCATGCATGGCTAAACTGCGGAATAATAATGTGGGGAAATAGCACAGACGCGCCAGCACTATTCACAACACAAAAGAAGTTAATTCGGACATTAGTTAACATAGTCCAAACAGATAGTTGCAAACCACacttcataaaattaaacattttcacaTTACCCTCCTTATATATACTGGAAATCTGTAAAttcgcacacacacacaaagaTGTTTACACCACACGTgaagacatacagacaaaatacACACTTCGACACAAAACACGCCTGAACTTACCATCATCCCGATTACAAATACACTCATCAAGCCCACTAGTCATGTCTATAAAGATCTACAACAAACTACCTGAAACactaagaaatgaaaaaaagacaCACATATTTGCAAACAgattgaaaaaacttctcctaagcaaatgctactatagcgttAAAGAATAtcttgacgataaaaagatagtcgaatgaataacttgcaaaataatgttttcctaatctactattgTATCTATTCTTATTGTATCGTATTGtatctactactgtaattaaactttctagccttcttttgctgtgccctaacagggtccataatatgtacctagctttaagccccttgtaataTCCTTAtactttatggtatgcaaataaatatgaatatgaatatgaatatgtttCTATAAAGTATTTCAACCTTAAAATAATTAGTATATATCAGATTAGATTCATTAaaacttcttaaaaaaatatccacaAAGCTTTATCATAATTTCCTGTACTGTTGTAACTCTTTGTAGGCGGAATTATGAAATCCAGACAAAGGTACTAGATTGCATGAGGAGCGTGCTAGAAAGGGTGGTCATCAATAGCTTTGAGATGTCCATGAAGATTGAAATAGGTCTGCTGCAAATTGTGTTCGACCACACAAAGCCTGGAATGAGTAAGTAATCCTTCAAACTAAATACTTTTTatgcatacaaaataatattatctttttttttcaattttacattgattttatcaaaattattttgttaagtacatCAAAAAGCTAGCGGCACATAtacaattctatttattttatacgctGAGCTAGAAATTATTAGGACCAACATTGACAAGTTTTTTGGGTTCTTGTTTCAATTATTGGTTTTCAAAAAGATCTATCCTATTAATTGTCGACTTGTAATTGCTTGGCTGTTGCaaatttcaagttttttttattatttgttatattttcttgtAGTTATGTTATAGTA belongs to Helicoverpa zea isolate HzStark_Cry1AcR chromosome 11, ilHelZeax1.1, whole genome shotgun sequence and includes:
- the LOC124634349 gene encoding uncharacterized protein LOC124634349, with protein sequence MFTLVGQRVLHKCLKILRLTVADFSNLPDIKKLNAVRTVEKIIDNNTSIFIESPIHVKIQPIDVNDLKAHNKLTMTLYSQGKQTSDFQVKQTSKRLELLNKNTTSDRNDVCVIQVPYNLKVQVTTTDYASVHLAKLEGEEFVVKTQKGAVNVSDLKAQNIVVESIEGEVKSEGRLQASSIDLKTGLNSGITCNNIMSNGFNVTTHAGSIVVKSCYSDRSHFTTLMGNLRLDSLHRSVLIDVIQKGNLHITGFSGNLQASLKSGEVYMHASQFTDKSSIFIHEKGKVELLIPDILKNLPATNLIAEKIFVDEKILKLGRFMDDSYPKRFRFEKEPHHELHVVCKNGSIELKETDLPFFQ